In Spirosoma sp. KUDC1026, the sequence TCAAGGTTATAGATCAAACTGTTTTTGTACCACAGCTCGGATTTGAAATCGGGCGGGAGCGGTTTTTCGGTTGGTTTGTTCTCCTTACACTGGAAGCATAGGCAGGCACAGATAACAAGCAGCAGGTTTCGCATAGGGAACGTGGAGAAGCCAGAGATGGACTTGGTTGAGTGGGTATATACAGTACTAACTAACAAACGGCTATTGTTTCCGCCCGTTGCGACACTTTTCGGCGGATTGTTAGCTCACGATACTCACTTTTTAGGCGGTAGACCAATCAATTTCAGGCTACCGAGCGTTTTTCTACCGAATACAGCAAACTAATGAAAAAGGAAGAAATTCGACTCGACGACTGGCAGCGTATTCTGTTCGGAATGGCTCCCCCCGAGTTTCTGTTAGAAACGCTCGTGCGAGCGATCGTCATTTACTTAATTCTGCTTGTGGTCGTCCGGTTGCTGGGAAAACGGATGAGCGGTCAGTTGACCCTCACCGAAATGTCGGTCATGGTGACTATTGGGGCCATCATTTCCCCGTCGCTGCAAGCCCCCGACCGGGGCATCGCCCTGGGAGTGCTAGCTATGATCTGCACCCTGACTTTTCAGCGGGGTATTACGTTGTTGGGTTTCGACAACAAGAAAATCGAACAACTGACCCAGGGCGAAACGAGTATGCTGGTAAAAGACGGCATCATGCAGATCGATGCTATGTCGGAAACACGCATTTCCAAACAACAGCTGTTTGCCCAGTTGCGCAAAAAGAACGTGTATAACGTCAGCCTGGTGAAGCGGATGTATATTGAAGCCGCCGGCTCGTTCAGCATCTACCCCTACGTCGATAAAGACCGGCCTGGGTTATCGACACTGCCACCGGGTGACCAGGACGTACACACGATCCAGCAAAGCGTCGTGGATAAGGTAGCCTGTACCAACTGCGGCCACACCGTCGACGTCAATCAGCAAAATCAGCCCTGTTCTGTCTGTCAGGAAACTGTCTGGACGCAGGCCGTTCTATAATTCTCCACATTCATGAAGCCAGAGAATATTCACTGGAATGACTGGGTACGTATTCTCATTGGGGAGGTGCCCGGTAGTTATTTTATCGAGATCGTTTTCCGGATGGCGTTCATCTATCTGCTCCTGACCATATCGATGCGGCTGATGGGAAAACGAATGGCGTCGCAGCTGAACCGAAACGAACTGGCGGCTCAGGTGTCGCTGGCGGCCACCATTGGTATGCCCATTCTGGCACCTGATCGGGGCTTACTGCCAGCGGCCGTCATTGCAATTGTCATTGTAATTATGGCCCGGCTTGTTTCGCGGCTATCCTACGAAGACCAGTCGTTCGAAGCCCTGACGCAGGACGACATCAGCAGTATGGTGTCGGATGGGGTGATGCAGATGAAAAACATGCGGGGAGCACGGGTTAGCCGGGAGCGCCTGCTGGAACAACTCCGATCGGGTGGGTTGATGCATCTGGGACAAGTGAAACGGTTATACATTGAAGCCAGTGGCAGCTTTACCATGATTAAGGCCGATGAACCCAGACCGGGCTTGTCGATTATTCCACTCTGGGACAGTGACTTCGAGTGGGAGCAGAAGCACTTGCCCGACCAGTACGTCTGCAATAACTGTGGCAATCCGGGAAATCATGGCGCTAAGCCCGATCAGCCCTGCGATAACTGCAAGGATAACAACTGGGTGAAGGCCGTTGAATAAGTGCATACTATCTTACGTGGCGAAGCTCGTTTGATAAAGGGGCTTCGCCACGTAAGATATTACTGATTTATCGAGTAAATGCGCTGGTCGTCACTCACCGATAATCTGTCTTGTTCATTAACAAACACTTGGAGACCGTAGTCATTTTTGACCAGATCGAAGCCTGGCAGAAGCCACTCTCCGGCGCCACTATAGATATATTTTATACCATCAATGGTCATCCACAGGTTCTGGTCCTTATCTAAGAAAAAACCCGAAACGCTTCGTCCAGAATCGTAAGTTCCAACCGGAATTAACGATAGTTTCTGCAACGCATGACCGTCATACTTCAGTAGGACGCCATCCCAATTACTATCTTTTAATACAATCCATACGTTCTGCTGTGCATCTTCAAACGCTCCCCAAACGGTGTTGCTGATTCCCTCTTTCGTCGCGACATAATCACTAAATTTCCAGGATACAATTAGGTCTTGATTACGCTTGTTGCGGAGCGCAAAGCTCTGATCATCGGAACCGATCAGGAAGTTCTTGGTTATGACCCGAGTTGTTTCTTTGGCAAGCGTCTGTTTAGCCGTTTTTTGCTGGATGTCCCAGACAATTGTACCGTTGGTTGAGAGGATATAGAAGGCGTCCGGATCAACCTTCGTTAGGCCATAATAGTTACTGCCGTTGTCAATTGTTGCATACACCGACCAGCTATTGTTTTCAAAGCGACTAAGAATTGCCTGTTTATCTTTTTGAGTAAGGCCCCAGATAGTACCTGTCTGATCGGTAAAAACAGTTGGTGGTGATTGTTCGGGCAGTTCAAGTACTGTTCCAGATCGCAGGACTGCAATTTTCCGGCTTCCATTGTAGGCATTTAACACATAGTGCGAGCCATATCTACTTAGTTGTCCGGAAAAAGGAAAGTCTGTGGCTGGCGTTAACGTAAATGGCTTTACAAGCAGTTTTTTTTGTTGAGGCCCTTTTAACACGGAGGGATCGTTAGGTGGGTAGTCTATTGGATCAATCAGACTACTGATGTCACAGGCAGAAAAAATGCAAACGAGGCCGAGAAATACTAATAGGAAAAAGGTGTTTTTCATGAGAGGTGTTTGTAGCAATAGTAAGGTGATGACCCATTTTAGTGCGGGCTAGTTGTAAGGGCTGGTGATTAAACTAGTCAGTACCAGAACGCAGGAACAAGATTATAAAGATAAGTAGGCGTAACGCACGAAGATCGTAACGATTAGTAAGAACAGGAACAGTCGACTAGTTTCCGCCAAAGTTGTCCGGGGCTATTTTTTACGAATCAGGTAGTAAGTTAATGAGAGAAAAAGCGCATTCGACTGGTGGACAGGGTACAAACAAAAACACTCGCTTTTCCCCCGGAAAATGAGTATTTTTGTTTATTACTAGTAACGAAAATCAGTGAAAATAGCCACCGCAGCGAAGCCTCAGAAGAAGCCAACCGAAACACCCCTCAACCGCCAGTATAATCAGATTAAAGCCAAATATCCCGGTGCGTTGCTGTTGTTCCGGGTTGGAGATTTTTACGAAACCTTTGGGGAGGATGCCGTGCGTGCCAGCAAGATTCTGGGAATCACGCTGACCAAACGTAACAACGGCGGCTCGAACGAAGAACTGGCTGGGTTTCCGCATCACTCGCTGGATACGCACCTGCCAAAACTCGTTCGTGCGGGTGAGCGCGTGGCCATCTGCGACCAGCTGGAGGACCCTGCCGTAGCGAAAGGTATCGTGCGCCGGGGTGTTACCGAGCTGGTTACGCCGGGCGTATCGTTCAACGACAACGTACTCGATACCCGACGTAACAACTACCTCGCTGCCGTGCATTTTGGCAAGGGTGGAAGCGGCAATGCAGACGACGAATTTGGTATTTCCTTCCTGGATATTTCGACGGGCGAGTTTCTGGCCTCGCAGGGCAATGCGGCTTACGTGGACAAACTGCTGCAAAGTTTCAACCCCTCAGAAGTGCTCTACTGCAAGCGCAACCGGCAGGAGTTCGGTGCGCTGTTCGGCGATAAATTCCATACGTACACCCTCGAAGACTGGGCGTTTACGTATGATTTCGGTTATAACTTTCTGAAACAGCATTTTCAGACAACGTCGCTGAAAGGGTTTGGTATCGAAGGACTACCCGACGGCATTATTGCCGCCGGTGTGATTCTGCATTACCTCAACGAAACGGAGCACAAAGACCTGCAGCACATTACGCGGGTGACGCGGCTGGAAGAAGATCGCTACGTCTGGCTTGATCGATTTACGATTCGTAACCTGGAACTGACGGCTGCCCAACAGGAGGGCGGTGTGCCGCTGATTCAGATTCTGGACCAGACTGTAACGCCTATGGGGGCCCGGCTGCTGCGCAAATGGCTTAGTCTGCCCCTGAAAGAAAAAGCCCTGATCGATGAGCGGCTGAACATGGTCGAACTGCTCACGGATCAGCACGACCAACCCGAACTGGCCGAAACGCTGGTGAACCACCTGCGGCAGATTGGTGACCTGGAACGACTGGTGTCGAAAGTGGCCGTCCGGCGGATCAACCCCCGCGAACTGCTGCAGCTTAAACGGTCGCTGCAGCACGTACTGCCTATTAAAGAGTTACTGATTACGGCGCTGAGTCAGGCTGATTCTTCGAGCCGGAATTCTGTATCCTTGAAGAAATACGCCGATCAGCTCAATCCGGTTGCCTTTCTGCTGGATCGCATTGAGGCCGAACTACGCGAAGATCCGCCCACGCTATCAAATCAGGGTGGCATCATCAAGCCGGGAATTAACCAGGAGCTGGATGAACTAACCAGTATTGCTTACTCGGGTAAGGATTATCTGGTTCAGCTGCAGGAGCGAGAAATCGAACGGACGGGCATTTCGTCGCTGAAGATTGCGTACAACAAAGTATTCGGCTACTACCTGGAGGTGACGCACGCGCACAAAAACCGCGTACCCGACGACTGGATTCGCAAACAAACGCTCGTTAACGCCGAGCGTTACGTAACACCCGAGCTGAAAGAATACGAAGAAAAAATCCTGAACGCCGAGGAACAGATTTTCCAGATCGAATTCCGGATGTTCAACGAGCTGATCATTGCCGCTGGTGAGTACGTAGGTGCTATTCAGCAGAATGCCCGGGTACTATCGGTGCTGGACGTCCTGTCGTCGTTCGCGCAGATCGCGATCAAGAATAAGTATGTTCGGCCGCAGATTACTGAAAGTAAGGTGCTGAACATTAAAGACGGTCGCCACCCGGTTATTGAGCAGCAGTTACCACCCGGTGAGCCGTACATTCCGAACGACATTTATCTAGACGATGAAACCCAGCAGATTGTTATTATCACTGGTCCCAACATGGCCGGTAAGTCGGCGCTGCTGCGGCAGACCGCGTTGATTGTGCTGATGGCGCAGTCGGGAAGCTTTGTGCCAGCATCATCGGCAGAGATTGGTCTGGTTGACAAAATCTTCACCCGGGTTGGTGCTTCTGATAACCTGTCGCGGGGAGAAAGTACGTTCATGGTCGAAATGACCGAAACAGCCAGTATTCTGAACAACCTAAGCGAGCGGAGTCTGGTGTTGATGGACGAAATTGGCCGGGGAACCAGTACGTACGACGGCGTATCGATTGCCTGGGCCATTACCGAATACCTGCACAACAAAACTGACTGCCGGCCGAAAACACTGTTTGCGACTCACTACCACGAACTGAACGATCTGGCTACTGACAATCCGCGCATCAAGAATTACAACGTAGCGGTGAAGGAGATGGGTAATAAGGTTATCTTTCTTCGGAAACTGAAAGAAGGTGGTTCGGAGCACAGTTTCGGGATTCACGTGGCGCAGATGGCCGGTATGCCCGCGCAGGTTGTCAACCGGGCGGGGGAGATCT encodes:
- a CDS encoding DUF421 domain-containing protein; its protein translation is MKKEEIRLDDWQRILFGMAPPEFLLETLVRAIVIYLILLVVVRLLGKRMSGQLTLTEMSVMVTIGAIISPSLQAPDRGIALGVLAMICTLTFQRGITLLGFDNKKIEQLTQGETSMLVKDGIMQIDAMSETRISKQQLFAQLRKKNVYNVSLVKRMYIEAAGSFSIYPYVDKDRPGLSTLPPGDQDVHTIQQSVVDKVACTNCGHTVDVNQQNQPCSVCQETVWTQAVL
- the mutS gene encoding DNA mismatch repair protein MutS; its protein translation is MKIATAAKPQKKPTETPLNRQYNQIKAKYPGALLLFRVGDFYETFGEDAVRASKILGITLTKRNNGGSNEELAGFPHHSLDTHLPKLVRAGERVAICDQLEDPAVAKGIVRRGVTELVTPGVSFNDNVLDTRRNNYLAAVHFGKGGSGNADDEFGISFLDISTGEFLASQGNAAYVDKLLQSFNPSEVLYCKRNRQEFGALFGDKFHTYTLEDWAFTYDFGYNFLKQHFQTTSLKGFGIEGLPDGIIAAGVILHYLNETEHKDLQHITRVTRLEEDRYVWLDRFTIRNLELTAAQQEGGVPLIQILDQTVTPMGARLLRKWLSLPLKEKALIDERLNMVELLTDQHDQPELAETLVNHLRQIGDLERLVSKVAVRRINPRELLQLKRSLQHVLPIKELLITALSQADSSSRNSVSLKKYADQLNPVAFLLDRIEAELREDPPTLSNQGGIIKPGINQELDELTSIAYSGKDYLVQLQEREIERTGISSLKIAYNKVFGYYLEVTHAHKNRVPDDWIRKQTLVNAERYVTPELKEYEEKILNAEEQIFQIEFRMFNELIIAAGEYVGAIQQNARVLSVLDVLSSFAQIAIKNKYVRPQITESKVLNIKDGRHPVIEQQLPPGEPYIPNDIYLDDETQQIVIITGPNMAGKSALLRQTALIVLMAQSGSFVPASSAEIGLVDKIFTRVGASDNLSRGESTFMVEMTETASILNNLSERSLVLMDEIGRGTSTYDGVSIAWAITEYLHNKTDCRPKTLFATHYHELNDLATDNPRIKNYNVAVKEMGNKVIFLRKLKEGGSEHSFGIHVAQMAGMPAQVVNRAGEILKQLESSHGREQNREKIREAAPVQPELALKIFEAGDPKSELIKEKLRNIDVNRLTPIEALLKLNELLKLAE
- a CDS encoding DUF421 domain-containing protein, which translates into the protein MKPENIHWNDWVRILIGEVPGSYFIEIVFRMAFIYLLLTISMRLMGKRMASQLNRNELAAQVSLAATIGMPILAPDRGLLPAAVIAIVIVIMARLVSRLSYEDQSFEALTQDDISSMVSDGVMQMKNMRGARVSRERLLEQLRSGGLMHLGQVKRLYIEASGSFTMIKADEPRPGLSIIPLWDSDFEWEQKHLPDQYVCNNCGNPGNHGAKPDQPCDNCKDNNWVKAVE